A portion of the Desulfurispora thermophila DSM 16022 genome contains these proteins:
- a CDS encoding 4Fe-4S dicluster domain-containing protein: protein MSKVLVVDPSLCTGCHRCEMWCSLTKYGEVNPSRSNVYVIRREPSVDVPVVCMQCGLCIDVCPTGALKRDGTTDAVVVDENICTGCGTCVKVCLYGVLRIDEETDLAAKCDLCSGSPACASHCPHGALRYEDAGKAAARRREIWAMAHAVRIR, encoded by the coding sequence GTGTCGAAGGTACTGGTAGTGGACCCGTCTTTATGTACCGGGTGCCATCGTTGTGAAATGTGGTGCTCGCTGACTAAATATGGTGAAGTAAATCCTTCCCGCAGCAATGTTTATGTGATTCGCCGGGAGCCGTCGGTAGATGTACCCGTAGTATGCATGCAGTGTGGCTTATGTATAGATGTTTGCCCTACCGGAGCACTTAAGCGGGATGGAACCACTGATGCAGTGGTAGTGGATGAAAATATCTGCACCGGCTGCGGTACCTGTGTGAAGGTCTGCCTTTATGGAGTGCTCAGAATTGATGAAGAAACAGATCTGGCGGCCAAGTGCGACCTGTGTTCCGGTTCACCGGCATGTGCAAGCCATTGCCCGCATGGTGCTCTTCGATACGAGGATGCAGGTAAAGCTGCGGCCAGGCGCCGGGAGATTTGGGCTATGGCCCACGCAGTAAGGATCAGATAG
- a CDS encoding aldehyde ferredoxin oxidoreductase family protein → MWYGFAGKLLRVNLTSGEFKVEELDKNELRKYMGCTGYAARLLYQEMPGGIDPLAPEAKVVLATGAVTGTLCPSGGSYEVCYKSPLTGTWNQARSGGAFGPKLKYAGFDFVVIEGKAEEPVYLYIHDGEVEIKPAKHLWGLNVEETTDALIRELDDPEISVATIGQAGENGVLYAALINDRGRAAGRGGIGAVFGSKNLKAVVVNGRGGVKVARPKEFAEAVEKAEQWLKNYPFASIPSLGTVGLVSLNNSLGILPTKNFQTAYFEQADQVSGETLNRKYQIKRRACYGCSFACGRYTSVSNGKFATPPMEGPEYETVDMLGPICGVADLEAIIRGNYLCNIYGLDTISTGMSIAFAMECYEKGLLTDSDTEGMPLRWGDGEVVVKLVEKIAHREGIGALLAQGVKRMAEQFGPAAEEAAIHVKGLELPAHEPRSESKVLAVQYAVSPRGACHMHPNWASTWDFGQLDCGMKEFGLPWPPAGIQDESSQKGVVYRYVALQGEISEILGACIFYSWGTEGSCITPQLYAEIVSALTGWDVTAAELMTAAERSWNLKRCFNAREGFTRKDDKLPRRFVQAIPNGPSTGARVENLDAMLDAYYEAMGWDRQTGLPVPEKLRELGLEFVVN, encoded by the coding sequence ATGTGGTACGGATTTGCCGGTAAGCTGCTAAGGGTTAACCTGACCAGCGGTGAATTTAAAGTAGAGGAACTGGATAAAAACGAATTGCGCAAGTATATGGGCTGTACTGGCTATGCAGCCAGGCTTCTCTATCAGGAAATGCCCGGAGGAATTGATCCCCTGGCTCCAGAAGCTAAAGTGGTGCTTGCCACTGGTGCTGTAACCGGTACTCTTTGTCCCAGCGGTGGAAGCTATGAGGTTTGCTACAAGTCACCTTTGACCGGTACCTGGAATCAGGCCCGGTCAGGAGGGGCTTTTGGTCCAAAGCTCAAATATGCGGGATTTGATTTTGTCGTTATTGAAGGTAAGGCAGAAGAGCCAGTCTACTTGTATATCCACGATGGTGAGGTGGAAATTAAACCAGCTAAACACCTTTGGGGGCTGAACGTTGAAGAAACCACAGATGCCCTTATTCGCGAACTTGATGATCCTGAAATCTCTGTGGCTACCATAGGTCAGGCGGGTGAAAATGGGGTCCTGTATGCTGCTTTAATCAATGATAGGGGACGGGCTGCCGGTCGCGGTGGTATTGGAGCAGTGTTTGGCAGTAAAAATTTGAAGGCGGTTGTGGTGAATGGTCGGGGCGGCGTTAAAGTGGCCCGCCCGAAGGAATTTGCGGAGGCTGTTGAGAAGGCAGAGCAATGGTTGAAAAATTACCCCTTCGCCAGCATTCCTTCTCTGGGTACGGTTGGCCTGGTATCGCTAAACAACAGCCTGGGAATCCTGCCGACAAAGAACTTCCAGACAGCTTATTTTGAACAAGCCGATCAGGTTTCAGGTGAAACCCTCAACCGGAAATATCAAATTAAACGGCGGGCTTGCTATGGTTGTAGCTTTGCCTGCGGGCGTTATACTTCAGTAAGTAATGGAAAGTTTGCTACGCCTCCCATGGAGGGTCCGGAATACGAAACTGTAGATATGCTGGGGCCCATTTGTGGGGTTGCCGACCTGGAGGCTATTATTAGAGGAAATTACCTCTGCAACATTTATGGTTTGGATACAATTAGCACGGGCATGAGCATTGCTTTTGCTATGGAGTGTTATGAAAAAGGATTGCTAACCGACAGTGACACGGAAGGAATGCCTTTGCGGTGGGGTGATGGAGAAGTAGTGGTCAAATTGGTGGAAAAAATTGCCCACCGGGAAGGAATTGGCGCATTGCTGGCCCAGGGTGTAAAACGTATGGCTGAACAGTTCGGTCCTGCCGCTGAAGAGGCAGCTATCCATGTGAAAGGACTTGAACTGCCGGCTCACGAGCCGCGTTCTGAATCCAAGGTGCTCGCTGTGCAGTATGCCGTTTCTCCGCGGGGGGCCTGTCATATGCACCCCAACTGGGCAAGCACCTGGGACTTCGGTCAACTTGATTGCGGCATGAAGGAATTCGGGTTGCCCTGGCCGCCCGCAGGGATACAGGATGAATCGTCTCAGAAAGGCGTTGTTTACCGGTATGTGGCGTTACAGGGTGAAATCAGCGAAATCCTGGGAGCATGTATTTTCTACTCATGGGGTACGGAAGGCAGTTGCATCACGCCGCAGCTTTACGCCGAGATTGTCAGTGCTCTCACCGGGTGGGATGTGACAGCCGCAGAATTAATGACGGCAGCAGAGCGTTCCTGGAATCTCAAGCGGTGTTTTAACGCCCGTGAAGGTTTTACCCGCAAGGATGATAAGTTACCCAGGCGTTTTGTCCAGGCTATCCCGAATGGTCCTTCCACAGGGGCCAGGGTGGAGAACCTGGATGCAATGCTTGATGCTTATTATGAAGCTATGGGTTGGGACAGGCAGACCGGTCTTCCTGTTCCTGAAAAACTGAGGGAATTGGGTCTGGAATTTGTGGTAAACTAG
- a CDS encoding MoaD/ThiS family protein, whose product MQVKVKLLGILSFSYPAFSKFHLVQLKEGETIRELRERLGLPLNEVRFVSVNGKMVGEEYVLVEGDEVVFLPAASGG is encoded by the coding sequence ATGCAGGTAAAAGTAAAATTATTGGGTATTCTTTCTTTTTCCTACCCTGCCTTCAGCAAATTTCATCTTGTTCAACTAAAAGAAGGAGAGACAATTAGAGAGTTACGGGAACGTTTAGGGTTGCCTTTAAATGAGGTTCGCTTTGTTTCCGTTAATGGGAAAATGGTGGGAGAAGAGTATGTGCTGGTTGAGGGAGATGAGGTTGTTTTCCTCCCGGCTGCCAGCGGAGGATAA
- a CDS encoding molybdopterin-binding protein: MELNLLQKTELWITDIELHGANLNEIAAVTARVLGLPAEAVMVVDVRDRVVVLDIMQRTVMAEQIVGREKELLAVLNRVPGVRATSSTTVHAQGILGLIAADPEQRQELLDRSTHLAQQVRAGVARRGMVFASGREVQEGLIEDTNSPYLIDLFEQHGYRMRFGGILPDDLDLITGRLRSAVADGYGLVITTGGVGAEDKDWMVESVSRLDPTAATPWILHFHAGMGRHLKDGVRIAVGQVELTTLVALPGPHDEVQLAAPVLLEALEAGLGKEVLADTLARVLREKWRRAMVYEHHG; encoded by the coding sequence TTGGAGCTAAACCTGCTGCAAAAAACCGAGCTCTGGATTACCGACATTGAACTTCACGGGGCAAATCTTAACGAAATAGCCGCCGTTACCGCCCGTGTATTGGGATTACCTGCTGAAGCAGTGATGGTGGTAGATGTACGGGACCGGGTGGTGGTGCTGGATATCATGCAGCGCACAGTAATGGCTGAACAAATTGTAGGGCGGGAAAAAGAACTGCTTGCAGTCCTGAATCGCGTACCGGGGGTTCGGGCCACATCCAGTACGACTGTTCACGCCCAGGGCATATTGGGCTTAATTGCTGCCGATCCGGAACAGCGGCAGGAATTGCTGGATCGTTCCACTCACCTGGCGCAGCAGGTGAGGGCTGGTGTGGCTCGTCGGGGGATGGTTTTTGCTTCTGGCCGGGAAGTCCAGGAAGGTCTTATTGAAGATACAAATTCGCCTTATTTGATCGACCTGTTTGAGCAGCACGGATACAGGATGCGTTTTGGAGGCATTCTGCCGGACGACCTGGATCTGATTACCGGTCGCCTCCGGTCGGCGGTGGCAGATGGTTACGGCCTGGTTATCACCACCGGCGGGGTTGGTGCGGAGGATAAAGACTGGATGGTGGAGAGCGTTTCCCGGCTCGATCCAACGGCGGCAACTCCCTGGATTCTCCATTTTCATGCGGGAATGGGGCGCCATTTGAAAGACGGTGTGCGCATTGCGGTAGGTCAGGTGGAGTTAACCACTCTGGTGGCTTTACCCGGTCCCCACGACGAGGTGCAGTTGGCGGCTCCCGTCTTACTGGAAGCGTTGGAAGCAGGTTTGGGCAAAGAAGTTTTGGCCGACACGTTAGCTCGAGTGTTGCGGGAAAAGTGGCGCCGGGCAATGGTTTACGAGCACCATGGATGA
- a CDS encoding iron-containing alcohol dehydrogenase — MSGYSKWFRIPRDIVFGWGCLEYLKQLEGKKAVIITDKVMQELGFVEKVKSYLAEAGIESAVFDEVEPDPSRQTVMKGAKLMHEYQPDLIVGLGGGSAIDAGKAMWIFYEHPDVTWEQIFVPFTGVPKLRNKARYVAIPSTSGTATEVTLAAVVTNRDVQPNVKEFTLSYEVTPDIAICDPELPSTMPPVVTANTGFDVIVHAVEAYVSVNATDVTDPIALRSAAMAYEWLPRAFANGSNKEAREKMHTASLMAGFTFTNTALGLVHSTAHQIGAEYGVPHGRANAIMLPYVVQYNAPAASSRYADLARAFGFDSVDPFEGTIKFISAIRGLQKLLGIPACLREAGIEEDDFMKKVDMLAQNAMKDGSTPANPRVPTVEEIKKIFLCAYHGNDVL; from the coding sequence ATGTCTGGTTACTCAAAGTGGTTCAGGATTCCAAGAGATATTGTTTTCGGATGGGGCTGTCTAGAATATCTTAAACAGTTGGAAGGAAAGAAAGCCGTAATTATAACGGATAAAGTAATGCAGGAGCTCGGCTTTGTAGAAAAAGTAAAAAGTTATCTGGCTGAAGCAGGAATTGAAAGCGCCGTCTTCGACGAAGTAGAACCGGATCCTTCCCGTCAAACGGTCATGAAAGGCGCTAAGTTAATGCATGAATACCAGCCAGATTTAATCGTAGGTTTAGGTGGCGGATCTGCCATTGATGCCGGTAAAGCTATGTGGATCTTTTACGAACATCCTGATGTAACCTGGGAACAAATTTTTGTTCCTTTTACCGGAGTTCCTAAGCTAAGAAATAAGGCCAGATATGTGGCTATTCCTTCTACAAGTGGTACCGCTACCGAAGTAACCCTTGCCGCAGTAGTCACCAACCGCGATGTTCAACCTAATGTTAAAGAATTTACCCTCTCCTATGAAGTCACGCCCGACATAGCTATTTGCGATCCTGAACTACCTTCCACTATGCCGCCGGTAGTTACCGCTAATACCGGTTTTGACGTAATCGTCCATGCCGTCGAGGCGTACGTTTCAGTAAACGCTACTGATGTGACTGATCCAATTGCATTGAGATCGGCTGCTATGGCCTATGAGTGGCTGCCCAGGGCTTTTGCTAACGGTTCCAATAAAGAAGCAAGGGAGAAAATGCACACAGCTTCCCTGATGGCAGGATTTACTTTCACTAATACTGCTCTGGGACTGGTACATAGTACCGCTCACCAGATCGGAGCAGAATATGGAGTACCACACGGTCGGGCGAACGCAATCATGTTACCATATGTGGTTCAATATAATGCTCCAGCAGCATCTTCCCGTTATGCAGATCTTGCGCGAGCCTTTGGGTTCGATTCGGTAGATCCATTTGAAGGGACAATCAAGTTCATTAGTGCAATTCGGGGATTGCAGAAACTTCTTGGTATCCCTGCGTGTCTGAGAGAGGCAGGGATTGAGGAAGATGACTTCATGAAGAAGGTAGATATGCTGGCCCAGAATGCCATGAAAGATGGTAGTACGCCAGCCAATCCGCGAGTGCCGACTGTGGAAGAAATCAAGAAAATCTTCCTTTGTGCCTACCACGGAAATGACGTCCTATAA
- a CDS encoding aldehyde ferredoxin oxidoreductase family protein produces MKHGYTGTILWVNLTEKKWWLEETDDDFASKWLGGSGFGAVTLARNTDAQTDPLGENNVLGFFTGPLTGTVVPSSGRHSVVGKSPLTGIWGEASVGGSWGRELKRAGYDGIVLLGKADSPVYLWINEGGVEIRDAAELWGLDTYQTAERLQELHPGAQVCAIGPAGERLVRIAGLFTDGKEGRAAARCGLGAVAGSKNVKALVVRGTRKPTLAFEEELKAKVREAVKRIKEKTKALREFGTPGLVIPCEQIGDFPVRNWRDGKWEEGAKSISGPRMVETVLSGRFHCAGCPIGCGRRVNITGGPYKGVNGGGPEYETLGLMGGSCLIDNLEAICYANELCNRYGIDTIDATNLIAFSIEAFERGVIGKEETGGLVLRWGDPGILIELIHQIGQNKGFGAVLAGGFKTLLNGLGAEAEEFAIHVKGMGFPAHDPRAYNSIALGYATANRGACHLEGFSHAFERNVAMPEFGISEPVDRFSVEGKGKLVALAQNLMSVFDSLALCKFLLFGGVGIRDLAEWVKLGTGFDFTPEKLMETGERIFNLKRLFNVKCGISRKDDILPPRILKQKRGCGGAAENLPPLDRMLDEYYAARGWDEDGIPTRETLERLGLVDFIF; encoded by the coding sequence ATGAAACATGGTTATACAGGCACGATTTTGTGGGTGAATTTAACGGAAAAGAAATGGTGGTTAGAAGAAACTGATGATGATTTTGCTTCCAAATGGCTGGGAGGCAGCGGTTTTGGCGCCGTTACTTTAGCGAGGAATACTGATGCCCAAACAGATCCCCTTGGTGAGAATAATGTCCTGGGATTTTTTACGGGGCCCCTTACAGGGACGGTTGTGCCGTCTTCGGGACGGCATTCGGTAGTCGGTAAGTCACCACTGACGGGGATTTGGGGAGAGGCCAGTGTGGGGGGGAGCTGGGGCAGAGAGCTGAAACGGGCCGGCTACGATGGTATAGTATTGCTGGGGAAGGCCGATTCTCCGGTATATCTCTGGATAAACGAAGGCGGGGTAGAAATAAGGGATGCCGCGGAACTCTGGGGGCTGGATACTTATCAAACCGCGGAGAGACTACAGGAATTACATCCTGGTGCCCAGGTGTGTGCTATTGGCCCTGCAGGTGAACGTTTGGTTAGAATCGCCGGACTTTTTACCGATGGTAAAGAAGGGCGGGCGGCGGCACGTTGCGGCCTTGGGGCAGTTGCAGGCTCCAAAAACGTGAAAGCTCTTGTAGTGCGGGGAACAAGAAAACCGACCCTGGCCTTCGAGGAAGAACTGAAAGCCAAAGTAAGAGAGGCTGTAAAAAGGATTAAAGAAAAAACTAAGGCTCTAAGAGAGTTCGGTACGCCAGGTCTGGTAATACCCTGTGAGCAAATAGGCGATTTCCCCGTGCGAAACTGGCGGGATGGAAAGTGGGAAGAAGGAGCAAAAAGTATTAGCGGTCCACGGATGGTTGAAACTGTACTCAGCGGTCGCTTCCACTGCGCAGGTTGCCCTATAGGTTGCGGGCGCCGGGTAAACATTACCGGTGGACCATATAAGGGAGTTAACGGCGGTGGCCCCGAGTATGAAACTCTTGGCCTAATGGGGGGGTCCTGCCTTATAGATAACCTGGAAGCCATCTGCTATGCCAACGAACTTTGCAACCGTTACGGCATAGACACCATAGATGCAACGAATCTGATTGCTTTCAGTATAGAAGCATTTGAGCGTGGTGTTATTGGGAAGGAAGAAACAGGCGGCCTGGTTTTGCGGTGGGGCGACCCCGGGATTTTAATTGAACTCATTCACCAGATTGGGCAGAACAAGGGCTTTGGTGCCGTCCTGGCCGGGGGTTTTAAGACTTTACTTAACGGATTAGGTGCGGAAGCAGAAGAATTTGCCATCCATGTCAAGGGTATGGGTTTCCCGGCCCACGACCCAAGGGCGTACAATAGCATAGCTCTCGGATATGCTACTGCAAACAGGGGGGCATGCCATTTAGAAGGGTTTAGCCATGCCTTTGAGCGCAACGTGGCCATGCCTGAATTTGGGATCAGCGAACCAGTTGACCGGTTTTCTGTTGAGGGAAAAGGGAAACTTGTGGCCCTCGCTCAAAATCTCATGAGTGTTTTTGACTCGCTGGCATTATGTAAGTTTTTGTTGTTTGGCGGTGTCGGAATAAGGGATCTGGCGGAATGGGTTAAGTTGGGTACGGGCTTTGACTTTACTCCGGAAAAACTCATGGAAACCGGAGAAAGAATATTCAACTTGAAGCGCCTTTTCAACGTAAAATGTGGCATCAGCCGCAAGGATGATATTTTACCACCCCGCATCCTTAAGCAAAAACGTGGTTGTGGGGGAGCCGCTGAAAATTTACCCCCCCTGGACAGGATGCTTGACGAGTATTATGCCGCCCGTGGCTGGGATGAGGACGGTATTCCCACTCGAGAAACATTAGAAAGATTGGGACTGGTTGATTTTATTTTTTAG
- a CDS encoding iron-containing alcohol dehydrogenase — MEVFTFQLKTTVCFGANIVSSIDDRCRDYNARHVLIVTDQGVEKAGILEKVEKVLSDAGIENVVFDDVEPDPGLETIHRCASCFRENKCDLFLAIGGGSPIDTAKGARIIVDNGGHIRDYAGVNKVPRAPRTPLLAIPTTSGTGSEVTTFAVLSDWENRMKITISSPFLAPEVAVVDPILTLTAPPSVTAASGIDALSHAIETYVSLKAQPPAEALALKAIELIGESLRAAVADGSNKEARTKMSLGSLLAGMAFNNSLLGLTHSIGAALSGHAHVSHGMAVGLLLPYVMEFNAMARLEKYGKIAIALGEDVKGLSLREAALRSVKAVRELVEDISLPRRLGEVGVTGDMIEGMAKDAMGHGMLKFNPRVVTEKDIMAILQKAL, encoded by the coding sequence GTGGAAGTATTTACGTTCCAGCTGAAGACCACAGTTTGTTTTGGGGCCAATATAGTGTCAAGCATCGATGACAGGTGTCGCGACTACAATGCAAGACATGTTCTGATTGTTACGGATCAGGGAGTAGAGAAAGCCGGGATTCTGGAAAAAGTTGAAAAGGTTTTAAGCGACGCAGGAATAGAGAATGTGGTCTTCGATGATGTTGAGCCGGATCCGGGCCTGGAAACCATTCATCGTTGTGCCTCATGTTTCAGGGAAAATAAATGTGATTTGTTTTTAGCGATTGGCGGGGGTAGTCCGATTGACACGGCAAAGGGAGCTCGAATTATAGTAGATAACGGCGGTCATATCAGGGACTATGCCGGTGTAAATAAGGTTCCCAGAGCTCCGCGTACACCCTTGCTCGCAATTCCTACGACTTCCGGTACAGGTAGCGAAGTTACGACTTTTGCCGTTCTCTCGGATTGGGAAAATAGGATGAAAATAACCATATCAAGTCCCTTTTTGGCACCGGAGGTTGCCGTGGTTGATCCGATCCTTACGTTGACGGCTCCACCATCCGTAACCGCGGCGAGCGGGATTGATGCTCTATCCCATGCCATAGAAACCTATGTTTCACTCAAGGCACAGCCGCCTGCAGAAGCCCTCGCTTTAAAGGCTATTGAACTGATAGGGGAAAGTCTTAGAGCCGCAGTGGCTGACGGAAGTAATAAAGAAGCACGTACCAAAATGTCTTTAGGCAGTTTGTTAGCCGGCATGGCGTTCAATAATTCTTTGCTGGGACTTACCCATTCCATCGGAGCAGCTTTGAGCGGGCACGCGCACGTGAGCCACGGGATGGCGGTAGGTCTTCTCCTGCCCTATGTCATGGAGTTTAACGCAATGGCCAGATTAGAAAAATATGGCAAAATTGCAATTGCCCTGGGCGAGGATGTCAAGGGCTTGAGTCTAAGAGAAGCGGCTTTGCGTTCAGTTAAAGCCGTACGCGAGTTGGTGGAGGATATTTCCTTGCCGCGCAGGTTGGGTGAAGTAGGGGTGACCGGGGATATGATTGAGGGTATGGCCAAGGATGCCATGGGACATGGCATGCTCAAGTTTAATCCTCGAGTGGTTACGGAAAAAGATATCATGGCCATACTGCAGAAGGCTTTATGA
- a CDS encoding UbiD family decarboxylase — protein sequence MSYRTLRSWLEALETRGYMKKVKREVDPVFELAAVAKKADGQWAVKFEKVKGYSMPVVAGILSTRQMIAEAMGVSITEVVPIFAGAQANPVPCRLIDRAQAPVKEVVIREHFDLVSMLPIPTHHEKDAGPYITAALLIAKDPSTGVRNVSIHRLQVLGPNKLGILILPRHLWHIFQKTEENDQPLEVALVIGVDPLTLLASQAITPPGVDELEVAGALHGESLQLVKCETVDIEVPAHAEIVLEGRLLPGVREMEGPFGEYPKYYGPASKKPVIVIEAVTCRRQPIYQTIVAATKEHLLLGAIPREAGLFQIVKQAVPTVQAVHLTPGGACRYHAVVAIDKRNEGEAKNAMFAAFASSAEIKHVVVVDKDVDIFNSEDVEWAIATRCQASRDVIMISGAHGNKLDPSSDDGVSDKMGIDATVPLGAPAERFEKIKIPDFEKIRLEDYLEER from the coding sequence ATGAGTTACCGTACTCTCCGCAGCTGGTTGGAAGCGCTGGAAACCAGGGGATATATGAAAAAAGTCAAAAGGGAAGTTGACCCGGTTTTCGAATTGGCTGCTGTGGCCAAGAAGGCTGACGGGCAGTGGGCGGTCAAGTTTGAAAAAGTGAAAGGGTATTCCATGCCCGTAGTAGCCGGCATATTGTCCACCAGGCAGATGATTGCCGAGGCTATGGGTGTAAGCATAACTGAAGTAGTGCCTATATTTGCCGGGGCTCAAGCCAATCCCGTGCCGTGCCGTCTCATTGATAGGGCGCAGGCTCCTGTCAAAGAAGTTGTCATACGGGAACATTTTGACCTTGTTTCTATGCTTCCTATTCCGACCCACCACGAGAAGGATGCCGGGCCGTATATTACTGCCGCTCTTCTTATTGCCAAAGACCCTTCAACTGGGGTTCGTAATGTTTCCATTCACAGGCTTCAGGTGCTGGGGCCAAACAAGCTGGGCATCCTAATTTTACCCCGCCACCTGTGGCATATATTCCAAAAAACGGAAGAAAATGATCAGCCGCTGGAAGTCGCACTGGTTATCGGTGTAGATCCCCTTACCTTGCTGGCATCACAGGCAATTACACCCCCTGGGGTAGATGAACTGGAAGTTGCCGGAGCCCTTCATGGAGAGTCCCTCCAGTTAGTCAAATGTGAAACAGTGGATATAGAAGTACCGGCGCATGCAGAAATAGTATTAGAAGGGCGGTTGCTGCCCGGGGTGCGTGAAATGGAAGGGCCTTTCGGTGAGTATCCGAAGTATTACGGGCCTGCCAGCAAAAAACCCGTAATTGTTATTGAGGCTGTTACCTGCAGGCGTCAGCCGATCTATCAAACCATCGTGGCAGCGACAAAGGAGCATTTGCTGTTGGGAGCTATTCCGCGGGAGGCAGGTCTCTTCCAAATCGTCAAGCAGGCAGTCCCTACGGTTCAGGCAGTGCACTTAACACCTGGAGGCGCATGTCGCTACCATGCTGTTGTCGCCATTGATAAGAGAAACGAAGGAGAGGCTAAAAATGCCATGTTTGCCGCCTTTGCCAGCAGTGCGGAAATTAAGCACGTAGTAGTTGTAGATAAAGACGTGGATATTTTTAACTCCGAAGATGTGGAGTGGGCCATTGCTACCCGTTGCCAGGCCAGTAGAGATGTGATCATGATATCTGGAGCACATGGAAACAAACTCGATCCTTCCAGCGATGACGGTGTGAGTGATAAAATGGGCATTGATGCAACTGTGCCGCTTGGTGCCCCGGCGGAACGTTTTGAGAAAATTAAAATCCCGGATTTTGAAAAGATCAGGCTTGAGGATTACTTAGAGGAGAGATGA
- a CDS encoding nucleoside recognition domain-containing protein: protein MVTVGTVKRGLYMGFNTTWELAKVVVPVYIVVTFLKYTPAMNFIVQFCEPAMKIFGLPGEASIVLVLGNLLNNYAAIGAISSLHLSAKAITILAAMLLISHSLPIESAVSKMTGVSPMLMGGFRLVMSLLMGAALNLLL from the coding sequence ATGGTCACCGTAGGCACGGTCAAACGGGGGCTGTATATGGGTTTTAATACTACCTGGGAATTGGCTAAAGTGGTGGTCCCAGTATATATTGTAGTGACGTTTTTGAAATATACTCCCGCCATGAACTTTATTGTGCAGTTTTGTGAACCGGCAATGAAAATATTCGGGTTGCCGGGTGAAGCTTCTATTGTGCTGGTGTTGGGTAACCTGTTAAACAATTATGCCGCCATAGGGGCCATTTCCTCGCTACACCTTTCGGCCAAGGCCATAACCATTTTGGCCGCCATGCTACTGATATCCCACAGCCTGCCCATTGAATCGGCGGTTTCCAAAATGACCGGGGTGAGCCCCATGCTTATGGGCGGATTCAGGTTGGTTATGTCCTTACTGATGGGGGCGGCTTTAAATCTTTTATTGTAA
- a CDS encoding nucleoside recognition domain-containing protein produces the protein MLDWLAFVREVGSGSLKSVAMMAAIIFPIMILMEIAREAQLLERFSEKISPLPKFFGMSREASLPLLIGSILGLTYGAGVIIEQARNGRITWRDMFLVNVFLSLCHAVIEDTALFIALGAEPVVILGGRVVLTVVITYLVSHSGWVASMEPVLSVKKMSGKER, from the coding sequence ATGTTGGATTGGCTGGCGTTCGTCCGGGAGGTGGGAAGTGGTTCGCTGAAGAGCGTAGCCATGATGGCTGCCATCATTTTTCCTATTATGATCCTAATGGAAATTGCCAGGGAGGCACAGTTGCTGGAGCGATTTTCGGAAAAAATATCTCCTTTGCCGAAATTTTTTGGTATGAGTAGGGAGGCCTCTCTACCGCTTCTAATTGGTAGTATTCTTGGTTTGACCTATGGTGCCGGGGTAATTATTGAACAGGCTAGAAACGGGAGAATTACCTGGCGGGACATGTTTTTAGTGAACGTTTTTCTCTCTCTGTGCCATGCTGTAATTGAGGATACGGCGCTGTTTATTGCACTGGGGGCTGAGCCGGTGGTTATTTTGGGGGGACGCGTGGTTCTGACAGTAGTTATAACTTATCTTGTAAGCCACAGCGGTTGGGTGGCCAGTATGGAACCGGTGTTGAGCGTAAAAAAAATGTCAGGGAAAGAACGATAG